One segment of Candidatus Manganitrophus noduliformans DNA contains the following:
- a CDS encoding DUF4139 domain-containing protein, whose product MKTKLLFLIPSLALATALFFAGPGGEAAAPPEKPHERSSHSDDQEAVSVTVYNSNLGLVRETRRLTLPAGVTELKFSDVAGQILPQTVYITSLTDPAGLGVLEQNYEYDLLSPQKLLDKFVGKEIKVLRDGVEIPITILSTHGGIVYRMGDRIFTDHPGKMIFPGLPENLLPNPTLVWRLENETTRPQKVEATYLTGGMTWRSDYVAILDKEDQKIDLTGWVTLDNKSGATFKNAKLKLVAGDVNRVLDRFETRDAPRALEMAAQKSAAAPFTEESFFEYHLYSLQRPTTLKDNQTKQVTLLTANQVPVKKRFLYYGAAHFYRTQYGTPISNQKVGVYVEIANKKENQLGMPLPKGTLRVYKADSDGSLQFIGEDRIDHTPKDETIKIKMGDAFDLVAERKQTEWKKVSWDTYEVAFEVSLRNHKETSVTISVIEPIPGDWEILKTTHDYTKVEAHTVQFDVPVGKDKEEKLQYRVRVRF is encoded by the coding sequence ATGAAAACCAAACTGCTTTTTCTTATCCCATCTCTGGCGCTGGCGACTGCGCTCTTTTTTGCCGGGCCCGGCGGCGAGGCGGCCGCCCCCCCGGAGAAGCCGCACGAGCGGTCGAGCCACTCGGACGACCAGGAGGCGGTCTCCGTGACCGTCTACAACAGCAATCTCGGTCTCGTGAGGGAAACCCGGCGGCTGACACTTCCCGCCGGGGTCACGGAGCTGAAATTCTCCGACGTCGCAGGACAGATCCTGCCCCAGACCGTTTACATCACCTCGCTCACCGATCCGGCCGGTCTCGGCGTGTTGGAGCAGAATTACGAGTATGATCTCCTCTCCCCGCAGAAGCTTCTCGACAAGTTCGTCGGCAAAGAGATCAAGGTCCTGCGCGACGGCGTCGAGATCCCGATCACGATCCTCAGCACCCACGGCGGCATCGTCTACCGGATGGGGGACCGGATCTTTACCGACCACCCCGGCAAGATGATCTTCCCCGGCCTTCCTGAAAATCTTCTCCCGAATCCGACCCTTGTCTGGAGATTGGAGAACGAAACCACCCGCCCCCAGAAGGTCGAAGCGACCTATCTCACCGGCGGGATGACCTGGAGGAGCGACTACGTCGCGATCCTCGACAAGGAAGATCAAAAGATCGATCTGACCGGCTGGGTGACCCTCGACAACAAAAGCGGGGCGACCTTCAAGAACGCCAAGCTGAAGTTGGTGGCGGGGGATGTGAACCGGGTTTTGGACCGGTTCGAGACGCGCGACGCCCCCCGCGCGCTGGAGATGGCCGCCCAAAAATCGGCCGCCGCCCCCTTTACGGAGGAATCGTTCTTCGAATATCATCTCTACTCCCTCCAGCGCCCGACGACGCTGAAGGACAACCAGACCAAACAGGTCACGCTGCTGACCGCCAACCAGGTTCCGGTGAAGAAACGCTTCCTTTACTACGGGGCGGCGCATTTCTATCGGACGCAATACGGCACCCCGATCTCGAATCAGAAGGTCGGCGTCTATGTGGAGATCGCCAACAAAAAAGAAAACCAGCTCGGGATGCCGCTCCCCAAGGGAACCCTTCGCGTCTACAAAGCCGACAGCGACGGAAGCCTCCAGTTTATCGGCGAAGACCGGATCGACCACACACCGAAAGATGAAACGATCAAGATCAAAATGGGGGATGCCTTCGACCTCGTCGCCGAGCGGAAGCAGACCGAGTGGAAAAAGGTCTCTTGGGATACCTATGAGGTCGCCTTCGAGGTCTCCCTGCGGAACCATAAAGAGACTTCCGTCACCATCAGCGTAATCGAACCGATCCCCGGCGACTGGGAAATTTTGAAGACGACACACGACTATACGAAGGTGGAGGCGCACACCGTCCAGTTCGATGTGCCGGTGGGGAAGGACAAGGAGGAGAAACTGCAGTACCGGGTGCGGGTGCGGTTTTGA
- a CDS encoding outer membrane beta-barrel protein → MKKQPFWILTMILLILPQLGWAQEDGRIENTFGIGPRAGYYKSKDADEGAWYGGVQARFRLGEVIGLELAADYRSEETFEVDAPGFSGEINQRSYPVTASLLVFLPVLPHFSPYIVGGGGIYYTKIDFSDSIEDLGFEDRTERPWGWHVGGGLEVPFTETVAINADVRYIFMDPEFGDEGGTDLDEDRSVDGWVGTAALMFYF, encoded by the coding sequence ATGAAAAAGCAACCGTTCTGGATTTTGACAATGATCCTTTTGATTTTGCCCCAGCTCGGCTGGGCTCAGGAAGACGGGCGGATCGAGAACACCTTTGGAATCGGTCCTCGCGCCGGTTATTACAAGAGTAAAGATGCCGACGAGGGGGCCTGGTACGGCGGCGTGCAGGCGCGGTTTCGTCTCGGAGAGGTCATCGGCCTCGAATTGGCGGCCGACTACCGCTCGGAGGAAACCTTCGAGGTGGACGCGCCCGGGTTCTCAGGGGAGATCAACCAGCGCTCCTACCCGGTGACGGCGTCGCTTCTGGTTTTTCTGCCGGTCCTTCCCCATTTTTCTCCATACATCGTGGGGGGGGGAGGCATCTATTATACCAAGATCGATTTCTCGGACAGCATCGAGGACCTCGGGTTTGAAGACCGGACCGAGCGGCCCTGGGGCTGGCACGTCGGCGGCGGGTTGGAGGTCCCGTTCACCGAGACCGTGGCGATCAACGCCGACGTTCGTTATATCTTCATGGATCCGGAGTTCGGCGATGAGGGCGGTACCGATCTCGACGAGGACCGATCGGTCGACGGCTGGGTCGGCACCGCGGCCCTGATGTTCTACTTCTAG
- a CDS encoding pentapeptide repeat-containing protein: MSLKPINDNRDPLYRLLREGRIDEFNARKRKGEKMDLTDSDLGGLDLREVDLKGLDLSGSYFLQTDLRGADLSQTNLEGASLNGAKVSGTYFPKELAAEEIALSLTHGTRLRYQSHRAQPPKRRLADILKRKPR, encoded by the coding sequence TTGTCGCTAAAACCGATCAATGACAACCGAGATCCCCTCTATCGCCTCTTGCGGGAAGGCCGTATCGACGAGTTCAACGCAAGAAAACGCAAAGGAGAGAAGATGGATCTCACCGATTCCGACCTCGGCGGGCTTGACCTGCGCGAGGTCGATCTGAAAGGGCTCGATCTCAGCGGCAGCTATTTTCTCCAGACCGATCTGCGCGGCGCCGATTTATCCCAAACCAACCTGGAAGGAGCGAGCCTGAACGGGGCCAAGGTCTCCGGCACCTACTTTCCGAAGGAATTAGCCGCCGAAGAAATCGCCCTCTCCCTCACACATGGAACGCGCCTCCGGTATCAAAGCCATCGGGCCCAGCCTCCCAAGCGTCGCCTCGCGGACATTCTAAAAAGAAAGCCGCGATAA
- the arsC gene encoding arsenate reductase (glutaredoxin) (This arsenate reductase requires both glutathione and glutaredoxin to convert arsenate to arsenite, after which the efflux transporter formed by ArsA and ArsB can extrude the arsenite from the cell, providing resistance.), with protein MNISIFHNPKCSKSRETLKLLNEEGIEPDIILYLQTPPTQKELSVILKKLGMEPKQLIRFKEPVAGELGIKASDKRSDAEWIKLMAENPILIERPIVITPQKAVLGRPPENVLGLIDS; from the coding sequence ATGAACATCTCAATCTTTCACAACCCCAAATGCAGCAAGAGCCGCGAAACCCTTAAGCTTCTCAATGAGGAAGGGATCGAGCCGGACATCATTCTCTACCTCCAAACCCCGCCGACGCAAAAAGAGCTTTCGGTCATTTTGAAGAAGCTGGGGATGGAGCCGAAGCAACTGATCCGGTTCAAAGAGCCGGTCGCGGGAGAATTGGGCATCAAGGCCTCAGACAAACGGTCGGATGCCGAGTGGATCAAGCTGATGGCGGAAAACCCGATCTTGATCGAACGGCCGATCGTCATCACCCCTCAAAAAGCGGTGCTCGGCCGCCCCCCCGAGAATGTTTTGGGATTGATCGATTCATAG
- a CDS encoding MBL fold metallo-hydrolase: MGLKFETLGNATLQLFEEGRPVLATDPWLKGTAYFGSWGLDHPLTETQIRNVVQSPYLWISHGHPDHLHPESIEMLSRKSLILLPNHYHPEIRESLESKGFRVEVLRFKAWTRLTPTVRVMCLENMNQDAILIVEAGDALIVNLNDSPLHGEGPFLKTLIASYKKSFLLALCSIDADMINIVGGRGESLAPPRYESKRSAVWELGDLCAFLNVSHFCCFSSQHLYVRPDSIWANPYRIGWEEMQRHWNAPETKLIEPFVTVDLTDGSVTPNHPAHRPDLSSISTETGEDDWNEKMSKGDWEALERFVRRFRLLKRHVDFIRFTVAGEARTFYIDPRRARGGKDRRGIHFIAPRNSLMKAVEYGYFDDLLIGNFMKTELINTRLYPHFTPIVAKLGGNAKVFTPRELWRFRAHYFRLSPRAYIAHHLQMQWVYQWKPRLRGALKEAGLLDTAKRAMRRALGLPMLPAKADPEPLGETRLRGTDPGLIRPKADR; this comes from the coding sequence ATGGGGTTGAAGTTTGAGACGTTGGGGAATGCCACATTGCAGCTGTTTGAAGAGGGGAGGCCGGTCCTTGCCACCGATCCATGGCTGAAGGGGACCGCTTATTTCGGGAGCTGGGGGCTGGATCACCCGCTGACGGAAACGCAAATCCGGAACGTCGTCCAGTCGCCGTATCTCTGGATTTCTCACGGCCATCCCGATCACCTCCATCCCGAATCGATCGAGATGCTCTCGCGGAAGTCGCTTATCCTGCTGCCGAATCACTATCACCCGGAGATCCGAGAGTCGCTTGAGTCGAAAGGTTTTCGGGTCGAAGTGCTGCGATTCAAGGCGTGGACGCGGCTCACCCCGACGGTCCGTGTGATGTGCCTGGAGAATATGAATCAAGACGCCATTTTAATCGTCGAGGCGGGGGACGCGCTGATCGTCAATCTCAACGATTCCCCGTTGCACGGCGAGGGACCCTTCCTGAAGACGTTGATCGCCTCCTATAAAAAGTCGTTTCTTCTGGCCCTCTGCAGCATCGACGCCGACATGATCAACATTGTCGGCGGACGGGGAGAGTCGCTCGCCCCCCCTCGTTACGAGTCAAAACGGAGCGCCGTTTGGGAGCTGGGGGACCTTTGCGCCTTTCTGAATGTGAGCCATTTCTGCTGCTTCTCCTCGCAACACCTCTATGTCCGTCCCGATTCGATCTGGGCGAATCCTTACCGGATCGGCTGGGAAGAGATGCAACGCCACTGGAATGCCCCCGAGACGAAGTTGATCGAGCCGTTCGTCACCGTCGACCTAACCGACGGTTCGGTCACGCCGAATCATCCGGCCCACCGGCCCGACCTGAGTTCGATCTCCACGGAGACCGGCGAGGATGACTGGAATGAAAAGATGTCGAAAGGGGATTGGGAGGCGCTGGAGCGGTTCGTCCGCCGCTTTCGGCTCCTCAAGCGCCACGTCGATTTTATCCGGTTTACCGTCGCCGGGGAGGCGCGGACCTTTTACATCGATCCTCGGCGTGCGAGGGGCGGGAAGGATCGGCGGGGAATCCATTTTATCGCCCCGCGGAACTCTCTGATGAAAGCGGTGGAGTACGGCTACTTCGACGATCTTCTGATCGGAAATTTCATGAAAACCGAGCTGATCAACACCCGCCTCTATCCTCACTTTACGCCGATCGTGGCGAAGCTCGGCGGGAATGCGAAGGTCTTCACCCCCCGCGAGCTCTGGCGGTTTCGCGCCCATTACTTCCGGCTCTCTCCGCGAGCCTACATCGCGCACCATCTGCAAATGCAGTGGGTTTATCAGTGGAAGCCGCGGCTGCGCGGCGCGCTGAAAGAGGCGGGCCTTCTCGATACGGCCAAGCGGGCGATGCGCCGGGCGCTCGGTCTCCCCATGCTGCCGGCGAAGGCCGATCCGGAACCGCTCGGGGAGACGCGATTGCGCGGAACCGACCCGGGGCTTATCCGCCCGAAAGCGGATCGATGA
- a CDS encoding NAD(P)/FAD-dependent oxidoreductase, whose amino-acid sequence MNVSEQFDVIVIGGGAAGLMCALTAGQRGRRVLLLERADRVGKKILISGGGRCNFTNLHVEADHYLSANPHFCKSALSRYGPADFIALVEKHGIPYHEKKLGQLFCDGKATAIVHLLLEECRLGGVQIRTNCSVEKIARQRIGPNRFTLQTSLGGYESQSLVIATGGLSIPKIGATDFGYRVATQFGLPVLPCRPGLVSLTLSPRDLEEIDGLSGTAAEARVSCRDQTFREAILFTHHGLSGPAILQISNYWEPGDPVTINLFPDLDLTETIKQWQKERPKAELKNLIGERLTKRLAEQWLGVSGGNKPVGRYTPKEIAAIAARFQQWRIIPAGTGGYRLAEVTKGGVDTDALSSKSFEAKEVKGLYFIGEVVDVTGWLGGYNFQWAWASGHCAGGFV is encoded by the coding sequence ATGAATGTTTCGGAACAATTCGATGTCATCGTTATCGGCGGCGGCGCCGCGGGGCTGATGTGCGCCTTGACCGCGGGCCAGCGGGGACGGCGGGTTCTGCTTTTGGAACGGGCCGACCGCGTCGGAAAGAAAATCTTGATCTCCGGCGGGGGACGCTGCAACTTCACCAACTTGCATGTGGAGGCGGACCATTACCTCTCCGCCAACCCTCACTTCTGCAAATCAGCCCTCAGCCGCTATGGGCCGGCCGACTTTATCGCGCTGGTCGAAAAACATGGCATCCCCTATCACGAGAAAAAATTGGGGCAGCTCTTCTGCGACGGGAAAGCGACGGCGATCGTCCACCTGCTGCTGGAAGAGTGCCGCCTCGGCGGGGTGCAGATTCGGACGAACTGCTCGGTTGAAAAAATCGCGCGGCAACGCATCGGACCCAATCGTTTTACCCTTCAAACCAGCCTCGGAGGCTACGAGAGCCAATCGCTGGTGATCGCCACGGGGGGGCTGTCGATCCCGAAGATCGGAGCAACCGACTTCGGATACCGGGTGGCGACGCAGTTCGGCCTCCCCGTCTTGCCCTGCCGGCCCGGCCTCGTCTCCTTGACCCTGAGCCCCCGCGATTTGGAGGAGATCGACGGCCTCTCCGGAACCGCCGCGGAAGCGCGGGTCTCCTGCCGCGACCAAACCTTTCGGGAGGCGATCCTTTTTACCCACCACGGATTAAGCGGCCCCGCCATTTTGCAAATTTCAAACTACTGGGAGCCGGGCGATCCGGTGACGATCAATCTTTTCCCCGATCTTGATCTGACCGAAACAATCAAACAGTGGCAGAAGGAGCGGCCGAAGGCGGAGCTGAAAAACCTGATCGGCGAGCGGCTGACCAAACGCCTGGCCGAACAGTGGCTGGGAGTGTCGGGAGGAAACAAGCCGGTCGGCCGATACACGCCGAAAGAAATCGCGGCGATCGCCGCCCGCTTTCAGCAATGGCGGATCATCCCCGCCGGGACCGGCGGCTATCGCCTGGCGGAGGTCACCAAGGGGGGGGTCGATACCGACGCGCTCTCGTCCAAAAGTTTCGAGGCCAAAGAGGTGAAAGGGCTTTATTTTATCGGCGAGGTTGTCGATGTGACCGGCTGGCTGGGGGGATATAACTTCCAGTGGGCCTGGGCCTCCGGACACTGCGCCGGAGGGTTCGTGTAA
- the purU gene encoding formyltetrahydrofolate deformylase: MDQKQPLHSFWPPISDGYGDIGRLLISCPDRPGIVAAVSRFLFEQEANIIDSDQHSTDPTGGIFFMRVEFQLSGLEQRGPALERAFSQIAATFEMAWRLAYAGRVKRLAIFVSKAEHALFELLWHRRAGDLRAEIAMVLSNHPDLEQTVATWGIPFHYVPVDKSRKEEAERKQLALMEGKVDLVVLARYMQIITPGFIKHYPNRIINIHHSFLPAFVGADPYARAYERGVKLIGATAHYVTEELDAGPIIEQDVERVDHRKEVEDLRRIGRYVERTVLTRAVTWHVEDRVLVHGNKTIVFI, translated from the coding sequence ATGGACCAAAAACAACCCCTCCATTCTTTCTGGCCGCCGATCTCGGACGGTTACGGCGACATCGGCCGGCTGTTGATCTCTTGCCCCGACCGGCCGGGGATCGTCGCCGCCGTCTCCCGCTTTCTCTTCGAGCAAGAGGCCAACATCATCGATTCCGATCAACACTCGACCGATCCGACCGGCGGGATCTTCTTTATGCGGGTGGAGTTTCAGCTTTCGGGACTGGAGCAGCGCGGCCCGGCGTTGGAGCGGGCCTTCTCTCAGATCGCCGCCACATTCGAGATGGCGTGGCGGCTCGCGTATGCGGGGCGGGTGAAGCGGCTGGCGATTTTTGTCTCAAAGGCGGAACACGCCCTCTTCGAGCTCCTCTGGCACCGGCGGGCGGGCGATCTGAGGGCCGAGATCGCGATGGTTCTCTCCAATCACCCCGACCTGGAGCAGACCGTAGCGACGTGGGGGATTCCGTTTCATTATGTCCCGGTCGATAAGAGCCGGAAAGAGGAGGCGGAGCGGAAGCAGCTTGCCTTGATGGAGGGAAAGGTCGATCTGGTGGTCCTCGCGCGCTACATGCAGATCATCACCCCCGGCTTCATCAAACATTATCCGAACCGGATCATCAACATCCATCACAGCTTCCTCCCCGCCTTCGTCGGCGCCGATCCCTACGCGAGGGCGTATGAGCGGGGGGTCAAGTTGATCGGCGCCACCGCCCACTACGTCACGGAGGAGCTGGACGCCGGCCCGATCATCGAGCAGGACGTCGAGCGGGTCGATCACCGCAAGGAGGTCGAAGATCTCCGGCGCATCGGCCGCTACGTCGAACGAACGGTGCTGACCCGCGCCGTCACCTGGCACGTCGAAGACCGGGTCCTTGTTCACGGAAACAAAACGATTGTCTTCATATAG
- a CDS encoding DUF2275 domain-containing protein: MNCDQIQEQLSEYLDNRLEDADRRRAIEDHLASCPRCLPEAKQLRDGIKGVAGLPEVELPAGFSQRVMARVREEGAGPTLWERLFQPLRIKIPLHATALLLVVGLAVFLYRANEPMEQMAQSIPSEAAPALKQAPLAVEESKSADTAGPPAAPSEQLLSDSLQAPPAETDKIEPSARQDRAAPAPAPAQEMMAFKEAESGKTESETGLPAGPPLPERGEQRTAEALPKRESPSPPDILLTLLTRGKADGPMDLSAKVREIVQHSGGTLHPAAERDDPNNAKPRFRLDLPRSEYSRFKSELTQVGEIISESQPSASSPPPAGATPSSSIRIELTFLFEKTKEEGATSPSPTR, encoded by the coding sequence ATGAACTGCGACCAGATCCAAGAACAGCTTTCGGAATATTTGGATAACCGGCTCGAAGACGCCGACCGCCGGCGCGCGATCGAGGATCATCTCGCCTCCTGTCCCCGATGCCTCCCGGAGGCGAAGCAGCTGCGGGACGGAATCAAGGGGGTGGCCGGACTTCCCGAGGTGGAACTCCCCGCCGGATTTTCACAGCGGGTCATGGCGCGCGTCCGGGAAGAGGGGGCGGGACCGACCCTCTGGGAGCGCCTCTTCCAGCCGCTCAGGATCAAGATCCCCCTCCATGCCACCGCGCTCCTTCTCGTCGTCGGCCTGGCTGTTTTTCTTTACCGGGCGAACGAGCCGATGGAGCAGATGGCGCAGTCGATTCCATCGGAAGCCGCGCCGGCCCTGAAGCAAGCGCCGCTGGCCGTCGAGGAATCGAAATCGGCCGACACGGCCGGACCGCCCGCCGCCCCATCGGAGCAGTTGTTATCCGATTCCCTACAAGCCCCCCCTGCGGAGACGGATAAAATCGAGCCGTCGGCTCGGCAAGACCGCGCCGCGCCGGCGCCGGCCCCCGCGCAGGAGATGATGGCATTCAAAGAGGCCGAATCGGGGAAAACCGAATCCGAAACGGGTCTCCCTGCAGGTCCCCCTCTTCCGGAGAGAGGCGAGCAGCGGACGGCGGAAGCGCTTCCGAAGAGGGAATCCCCCTCTCCTCCCGATATTCTCCTGACGCTCCTCACCCGAGGAAAAGCGGATGGACCGATGGACCTCTCCGCCAAGGTGAGGGAGATCGTTCAGCACAGCGGCGGCACACTTCATCCCGCCGCCGAGAGAGACGACCCGAACAATGCCAAACCCCGGTTCCGGCTCGACCTCCCGAGGTCCGAATATAGTCGATTCAAGTCGGAACTGACCCAGGTCGGAGAGATTATCTCCGAATCGCAACCCTCCGCTTCTTCTCCCCCCCCGGCGGGGGCAACACCTTCCTCTTCGATACGGATCGAGCTGACCTTTCTCTTTGAGAAGACAAAAGAGGAGGGGGCGACCAGCCCATCTCCGACCCGCTGA